Within Dermatophagoides farinae isolate YC_2012a chromosome 8, ASM2471394v1, whole genome shotgun sequence, the genomic segment GGATTATGTGAAATTTAATGTGTTAGAGCCTGTACCATTTGAAAACATATTCACAGCTATCAAAGAAGATTTAATACAAGTTCTTCAATCAATGCTGGCGTTGGACCCTAATCGTCGATGTACATGTTCACAAGCATTACAAATGGCCTACTTTCACAATGATCCACCACCAACGCCTACACATTTATTACCGAAAGTAAAAAACGAGATATCTTCGGAGGATATTACAATCACTGATCAAGCATCAGGTGAACCAACCATGAGTGGCACTAAAAGAGCCAATCTGTTTAGTTTGGATAATGTGGTGGCACCACCACATGTAAAACGATtaaatttcgatgatgattgacatcaattattgtttatgtaataaaataataaaataatgatgattgtcatgcAACAATAAATAGCCGTTCTACAAATATAATACAAATAGATAATATATACGGATGTGCATCCTAATAAATGTATGATCCATGTATGTACAAATGACCAATTAGTGTCGAGGTTAGATAAGCCGTTCTTCTGGTGGTGGTTTCAGAATCTCTCCAGCAGAATTTCCAAACATTTCCTGAGTCGATGGTGAATATGTGCCACGTGTTGCTCGAGCACGTTTTATGCTTCGAAATACAACCAACATGATGACTGCCAAAGCTATAGTCATTATGGCACCCACAGATGCAATCAATATGACCACAAGGTTGATTCGTTTCTGTAtgttcaacaaaaattaaaccaAATGAATTGCATAGATCAAAATCAGTGTCAAACCTTTTTCTCACAAATTAGTCCTTCATAATCGTCCGAACAGATGCAATAATAGCCACGACCTGACTGGACACATGTTCCACCATTCTGGCAAAGACCAGTGGCCATTGAGCAATCATAGATTGGGTCACAAAGCGAGCGATTATATAATCCAGCCGGATTAGGTAGGCAAGCACAAAGGTTATGTTGTATatgtgacatttttttcacacaatgTGAATGCTCTGGATGACATTCGGGCATGTAACAAGATCGGCGTCGATCACAACGTTCGCCTAACCAGCCGATCGTACATTCGCAAATATAGGAATCGTTACTTTTCTTCAAACACGTAGCTCCATTTCGGCATGGCGATGAAATGCATGGATCGATCAGATATTGGCACATTTTCCCCTCAAATCCGTAAATACACTGACATGAATAGGAATTGATTTCATCGATACAAATACCTCCATTCTGACAATGGTTAATTTGGCAATCGTCTTTGTTGATCTCACAATCGATGCCTTCGAATCCTGGTACACAGGTACAAGTATAACCAACCGCTTGATGACTATGACGCAAAACCGTCAATTCGTCCAGTTCATATTTGTCGCGAAAATTCTGTCCAAACAATGATGCATCGTGAGCTTTCTGCTGACAGGTACCACCATTTTGACATGGATTTGATTCACATTCATCGATGTCAATCTCACAATGATGGCCCGTGAACCCAGGTCGACAATGACAACTGTAATTAAGATGCAAATCTTCGCATCTAAGCGTCCCCAATTGAGAACAAGGCATTGGTTCACAGTCATTAATTTCTTTCTCACAATGTGGGCCATCAAATCCGGTTTCCGTACAATTACATTCGAATGCATTTACCAAATCGATGCAGCGGCCACCATTCAGACAAGgatcattgtcgttgttaaCTGATTCGGCACATTCATCAACGTCTTTTTCACAATGATCCCCTTCAAATCCAGGTAAACATTCGCATTCATAGGTGCCATTACGATTCAGACAGGTACCATTGTTCATACACGGACTTATGACGCATTCATCAACGTCTTTTTCACAATGAATGCCTTCAAATCCATGATGGCATTCGCAATGGTAGCTAGCTAATTCATTGACACAGCTACCACCATTCTGACATGGATTCTGAATACATTCATCAATGTCCAACTGACATTGTGAGCCTTGAATGCCTGAAGGACAATGGCAAAGATATCCACCGATCAAATCAGTACAGGTTCCACCATTTTCACAAGGATTCGATTTGCATTCATCTACTTCTAACTCACAATTCTTGCCGGAATATTCAGGTGGACAATCGCATTCATAAGTAGACTGTAGATTTTTGCAAGTACCATTGTTTTGGCATGGACCAGAAAGACATTCATCAATGTCCAGTTGACATAATGGACCGGTATAACCAGGCCTACAATAACATTCGAACGAGCCAGGTTGATTGACACATAAGCCATGAACACATGGATGGTGTACTGAGCATTCATCGATATCATGTTCGCAAAATTGGCCCTCATATCCGGTTGCACAGTAGCAGCTATAATCTGTCAGGTTATTCAAACACGTTCCATTCTGACATTTATGCTTTTTGCAATGATCGATACGGTTTTTGCATCCGATACCTTCGAAACCTGGAGAACATTCACAACGGTATCCGTTGACTAAGTCGATACAAATCTGCCCATTACTACAGTTATGTTGAGCACAATCATCGATGTTAATTTCACAATTATCACCTGTCATTTAATGGTAATAGTGAGCTAGGCTGAATACATTGTTTCTATAGAGCTTACCGGTGAATCCCAATGAACAGCTACAATTGTATGATAAGAAATCCTGAGCAGTCAGACAATGGCCTCCATTTTGACATGGATTTTCTTCCGGTGATTGGCATGGATTCCATATGTTTGTACAGTTTGCACCATAATAAGGTGGAATACATTGGCACGTGTAATTGCTGATTCCGTCCACACAGTGACCACCATTCGAACATGGATTCGGTTTTGGACAATCATCGATATTGTGCTCACAATTTTTTCCTATAGTCAaagattattgattattattaacaaatgaaatgccaaaaaaattatcgatacgAACCGTCGAATCCATCAATACATTGACAAACGGCAAGACCATCGGGTCCATTGATTTGACAATGGCCATTGTTGAGACAATTGATTGTATCACATGTGTGTAGGATATGTTCACAGTTTTCACCATGATAACCTAACCATTGGATATCATTAAAATCGTTGATATAATACAATTTGAATTGGGATAACATCAATTATTAAACATACCCGGTTTGCAAATGCAACTTGGCAtggttgaattttcaataagGCTGCATGTGGCACCATTTTGGCAGTTGTGATTCATTCCACAAGCTTGATTACGGTATTCACAACGTGGTCCACTGAAATTTCCAGTGCAAAAACAATAAACTTCAGCATCACTGACCACTAAACATTGGCCCAAATTCTGACAATGGCCATGTCGACAACGACAGAATTCATCTACACATTCAGAGTGTTCGGGACAATCGTCATTCGATTGACATTTTAATTCGGCATCGATTCCAAAATGTCCATCTCGACTAATCAATGGGTTGTTTGTAGACGATTCGATTAACGATAAGGACGACGGTGGTATTATAgtcattgtttcatttctcgattcttcaattgaatctgatgatgaatgactTATGTTAGCATCTTCGTTTGTCATGTTTAGTACGGCCACTATGGGTCCGGTAGTTGTCGGGGCAGTTTGTTCGTCATCGTTGTGATGTAACCAAGAATTCGAAGACCATGGCTGGTCATCGCTAATGGTTGTATATGGCAGTGATTGACAATCTAAAATTGATACCAGTGTCAGAATAATGAAGACAGTGGCCAGAACTAATGGACATTTTGATCGTCTGGATATTCTGATTGTCGGCATagttttgatgaataaataacaCAGTATTAACATATAGAATATGTGGAATAATGTAGCTAGAAAGTAGGATGATTTGATCTATAAATTAGCCATTTGAATACGGAACAATCGATGATCGTAATCATGTGAATGTAGTTGATTGTAAAATAGTCTTCATCCAAATGACAACCAATTGGACGATGATTGTAGCATTATACATCCGGTGATTATTAtgtaaaataatgattgtgtgATTTTACAATGAATTTTACAGCCAATTGTTAATTTGGCCTATTGTTGGCCTAAAGTGAAAGGGATGATTTTAGTCACcaagtcagtcagtcagtcaatttcattcaatcaatcaaggAAACGATCGATCTACaaatctattcattcattcatatcattCACTGTATTCACAATGATTGTTTGTCACATTTATAATATATGCATAATCAAAACTGGATGCTACTCTCTAAATTAATGTGGCTAGTTTATATAAActtcctcatcatcaaatttatatacaacacaaacacattatTAAACAACAAGTTGAGCTGATTCAAGTTTAGGTCCATAGACTCCCACCACAAttgtaatcattattttggtCACAATATGACAA encodes:
- the LOC124495582 gene encoding uncharacterized protein LOC124495582 codes for the protein MLILCYLFIKTMPTIRISRRSKCPLVLATVFIILTLVSILDCQSLPYTTISDDQPWSSNSWLHHNDDEQTAPTTTGPIVAVLNMTNEDANISHSSSDSIEESRNETMTIIPPSSLSLIESSTNNPLISRDGHFGIDAELKCQSNDDCPEHSECVDEFCRCRHGHCQNLGQCLVVSDAEVYCFCTGNFSGPRCEYRNQACGMNHNCQNGATCSLIENSTMPSCICKPGYHGENCEHILHTCDTINCLNNGHCQINGPDGLAVCQCIDGFDGKNCEHNIDDCPKPNPCSNGGHCVDGISNYTCQCIPPYYGANCTNIWNPCQSPEENPCQNGGHCLTAQDFLSYNCSCSLGFTGDNCEINIDDCAQHNCSNGQICIDLVNGYRCECSPGFEGIGCKNRIDHCKKHKCQNGTCLNNLTDYSCYCATGYEGQFCEHDIDECSVHHPCVHGLCVNQPGSFECYCRPGYTGPLCQLDIDECLSGPCQNNGTCKNLQSTYECDCPPEYSGKNCELEVDECKSNPCENGGTCTDLIGGYLCHCPSGIQGSQCQLDIDECIQNPCQNGGSCVNELASYHCECHHGFEGIHCEKDVDECVISPCMNNGTCLNRNGTYECECLPGFEGDHCEKDVDECAESVNNDNDPCLNGGRCIDLVNAFECNCTETGFDGPHCEKEINDCEPMPCSQLGTLRCEDLHLNYSCHCRPGFTGHHCEIDIDECESNPCQNGGTCQQKAHDASLFGQNFRDKYELDELTVLRHSHQAVGYTCTCVPGFEGIDCEINKDDCQINHCQNGGICIDEINSYSCQCIYGFEGKMCQYLIDPCISSPCRNGATCLKKSNDSYICECTIGWLGERCDRRRSCYMPECHPEHSHCVKKMSHIQHNLCACLPNPAGLYNRSLCDPIYDCSMATGLCQNGGTCVQSGRGYYCICSDDYEGLICEKKKRINLVVILIASVGAIMTIALAVIMLVVFRSIKRARATRGTYSPSTQEMFGNSAGEILKPPPEERLI